Proteins from a genomic interval of Diaphorobacter sp. HDW4A:
- a CDS encoding GTP-binding protein, which yields MSLIPATILTGFLGSGKTTLLKRLLHEAHGQKIAVIENEFGEENIDTDILRTETKEQIVQMSNGCICCTIREDLRETLQLLAAKRRKGLVEFDRIVIETTGLADPGPVAQTFFMDDEIAETYLLDSIITLVDAKHANQQLDDRQEARRQVGFADQIFLSKTDLVTETEKEALTHRLKHMNPRAPIRAVHFGDVPLADVLDLRGFNLNAKLDIDPDFLRETDHGHDHHHGHSEGHDHEHEHDEHCGHDHDHEHGESCNHPHHHHYDDDVKSFVFRADRAFDPAKLEDFLGAIVNIYGPRMLRYKGVLNMRGTERKVIFQGVHQLMGSDLGPQWVEGEERVSKMVFIGIDLPKDILVQGLDQCLV from the coding sequence ATGTCTCTGATCCCCGCCACCATCCTCACCGGCTTTCTGGGTTCCGGCAAAACCACCCTGCTCAAGCGCCTGCTGCATGAGGCGCATGGCCAGAAGATCGCGGTGATCGAGAACGAATTTGGTGAAGAGAACATCGACACCGACATCCTCCGGACCGAAACCAAGGAGCAGATCGTGCAGATGAGCAATGGCTGCATCTGCTGCACGATCCGCGAAGATCTGCGTGAAACGCTGCAGTTGCTGGCTGCCAAGCGCCGCAAGGGGTTGGTCGAGTTCGACCGCATCGTCATCGAGACAACCGGCCTTGCCGATCCCGGTCCGGTCGCGCAGACCTTCTTCATGGATGACGAGATCGCGGAGACCTATCTGCTGGACTCGATCATCACACTGGTGGATGCCAAACACGCCAATCAGCAACTCGACGATCGCCAGGAGGCGCGCCGTCAGGTGGGTTTTGCCGACCAGATCTTCCTGTCCAAGACCGATCTGGTGACCGAGACAGAGAAGGAAGCGCTGACACACCGCCTCAAGCACATGAACCCACGTGCGCCGATCCGCGCTGTGCATTTTGGTGACGTGCCCCTCGCGGACGTGCTGGACCTGCGCGGTTTCAACCTGAATGCCAAGCTGGACATCGACCCCGACTTTCTCAGGGAGACGGATCACGGGCATGACCATCACCACGGACACAGCGAAGGGCACGATCATGAGCATGAGCATGACGAACATTGCGGCCATGATCATGATCATGAGCATGGCGAAAGCTGCAATCACCCTCACCACCATCACTACGACGATGATGTGAAGAGCTTTGTTTTCCGGGCGGACCGGGCGTTCGATCCTGCCAAGCTTGAAGATTTCCTTGGCGCGATTGTGAACATTTATGGACCTCGCATGCTGCGTTACAAAGGCGTGCTAAACATGCGGGGAACGGAGCGCAAGGTGATTTTTCAGGGGGTGCACCAATTGATGGGAAGCGACTTGGGGCCACAGTGGGTGGAAGGGGAAGAGCGCGTCAGCAAGATGGTGTTCATCGGCATCGACTTGCCCAAGGACATCCTGGTTCAAGGACTGGACCAGTGCCTCGTGTAA